A single Curtobacterium sp. MCJR17_020 DNA region contains:
- a CDS encoding response regulator transcription factor, producing MIRVLVADDQPLVRAGVSALLGAEADIEVVGVAADGGEALALARSLRPDVACLDIRMPVKNGIELARLFCAPDADPAIPVLMLTTFDLDDYVFGALEAGASGFLLKDAEPDTIVDAVRQVAAGNGTLDQALTRRVLREFASRRSLQPVSGDRADGVLTAREREVLLLLAQGMSNEEIAVALVLEVSTVKSHLARMLPKLGVRSRLQAVVWAYQNRIVAVPEP from the coding sequence GTGATCCGCGTGCTGGTGGCGGACGACCAGCCGCTGGTCCGTGCCGGGGTGTCCGCCCTGCTCGGCGCGGAGGCCGACATCGAGGTGGTCGGCGTGGCCGCCGACGGCGGCGAGGCGCTCGCGCTGGCGCGCTCGTTGCGACCCGACGTGGCCTGCCTGGACATCCGGATGCCCGTGAAGAACGGCATCGAGCTCGCGCGGCTGTTCTGCGCTCCCGACGCCGACCCGGCGATCCCGGTGCTGATGCTCACGACGTTCGACCTGGACGACTACGTGTTCGGTGCGCTCGAGGCCGGTGCCTCCGGGTTCCTGCTGAAGGATGCCGAGCCGGACACCATCGTCGACGCCGTGCGGCAGGTCGCCGCGGGGAACGGGACGCTCGACCAGGCCCTGACCCGGCGGGTGCTGCGCGAGTTCGCGTCGCGACGGAGCCTGCAGCCGGTGTCGGGGGACCGGGCAGACGGAGTGCTCACCGCCCGCGAACGCGAGGTCCTGCTGCTGCTCGCGCAGGGGATGTCGAACGAGGAGATCGCGGTCGCTCTCGTGCTCGAGGTCTCGACCGTGAAGTCGCACCTGGCGCGGATGCTGCCGAAGCTCGGGGTGCGGTCGCGGTTGCAGGCCGTGGTGTGGGCGTACCAGAACCGGATCGTGGCGGTCCCCGAGCCGTAG
- a CDS encoding histidine kinase: MASADPRTRPPRDGDPRTRDRRVDVLVALGTAVVALGLLLGLPPLDALEPDGPALALRVPAPFTAAWTVLALGLLVQSAALLAARRAPRTVLVAVSALPVLVAALAPQSLDLFGLTALPVVVAVVLAALRVSLARLWPTLLVAAALVAAGSTVLSAVAGGALRGDVTQGLSGALGQGVLQAVGAVGLPLLVTLLVRSRREVRAARTAEASAVFREQDALVDAAVSRERAAMARELHDIAAHHLSGIALMAAVIDRQIDSDPERAHEGARQVREQSTAVLDDLRRLVGLLREDVPAERAVETVAGIVDLVERARFRSDVRLDVLAGYHQHGAQALADGVGPLAQLAAYRTVQEALANAALHAPSAPCTVTVDDRDPTRVVIRVENAPAAAPAAPTSPSGGNGLRGMRERADLVGASLQTGPTATGGWLVELALGREAPAAPAQATDGDEVVA; encoded by the coding sequence ATGGCCTCCGCTGACCCGCGCACCCGTCCGCCGCGCGACGGCGACCCGCGCACCCGCGACCGCCGCGTCGACGTGCTCGTCGCGCTCGGCACGGCCGTCGTGGCCCTCGGCCTGCTGCTCGGCCTGCCGCCGCTGGACGCCCTCGAGCCGGACGGCCCCGCCCTGGCACTGCGGGTGCCGGCACCGTTCACCGCCGCGTGGACCGTCCTGGCGCTCGGCCTGCTGGTCCAGTCCGCCGCCCTGCTCGCCGCCCGTCGGGCACCACGAACCGTGCTCGTCGCGGTGTCCGCGCTGCCGGTGCTCGTCGCCGCGCTCGCTCCGCAGTCGCTCGACCTGTTCGGCCTCACCGCGCTGCCAGTCGTCGTCGCCGTCGTCCTCGCCGCCCTCCGCGTCTCACTCGCTCGCCTGTGGCCGACGCTGTTGGTCGCCGCCGCGCTCGTGGCAGCCGGCAGCACGGTCCTGTCCGCGGTCGCCGGCGGAGCGCTCCGGGGCGACGTCACGCAGGGACTGTCCGGCGCACTCGGCCAGGGCGTCCTGCAGGCCGTCGGCGCCGTCGGGCTCCCGCTCCTGGTCACCCTGCTGGTGCGGTCCCGCCGCGAGGTCCGCGCCGCCCGCACCGCCGAGGCGAGCGCGGTCTTCCGCGAACAGGACGCCCTGGTCGACGCGGCGGTGTCCCGTGAACGGGCCGCCATGGCCCGCGAGCTCCACGACATCGCCGCCCACCACCTGTCCGGCATCGCCCTGATGGCCGCCGTGATCGACCGGCAGATCGACAGCGACCCGGAGCGCGCGCACGAGGGTGCCCGTCAGGTGCGGGAGCAGAGCACCGCCGTCCTCGACGACCTGCGCCGCCTGGTCGGGCTCCTGCGCGAGGACGTCCCCGCCGAACGCGCGGTCGAGACGGTCGCCGGCATCGTCGACCTGGTCGAGCGTGCCCGGTTCCGCAGCGACGTGCGCCTCGACGTGCTCGCTGGCTACCACCAGCACGGAGCGCAGGCACTGGCCGACGGCGTCGGCCCGCTCGCGCAGCTCGCCGCCTACCGGACGGTGCAGGAGGCGCTGGCCAACGCCGCCCTGCACGCCCCGTCCGCGCCGTGCACGGTCACCGTCGACGACCGCGACCCGACCCGGGTGGTGATCCGGGTGGAGAACGCACCGGCCGCCGCTCCGGCAGCGCCGACCTCACCGTCGGGCGGCAACGGCCTGCGGGGGATGCGCGAGCGGGCGGACCTGGTGGGGGCGAGCCTCCAGACCGGTCCCACCGCCACCGGCGGATGGCTGGTGGAGCTGGCGCTCGGACGGGAGGCACCTGCCGCACCCGCGCAGGCCACCGACGGTGACGAGGTGGTCGCGTGA